Below is a window of Streptomyces qaidamensis DNA.
GGCCGACACAGCCTTCTGGGAGGAGTTCCGCGCGGCCCGCGGCACCGCGCTCGCCGGGGTGCCGTACACCTTCGACCTGCTCGACCGGGTCGGCTTCGCCCACATGCGGCTGCCCCACCTGCGCTACGTGACCCAGGCCGGCGGCCGCCTGGCACCTGAACGGGTCGCCGCTTTCGCCGAGTTGGGCCGCAGATCCGGCTGGGAGCTGTTCGTCATGTACGGGCAGACCGAGGCGACGGCCCGCATGGCCTATCTGCCCCCGGCGCTCGCGCACGAGCGCCCGGAGGCCATAGGCGTGCCGATCCCGGGAGGCTCCTTCCGGCTGCGGCCGGTCGACGGCATCGCGTCGCCCGACACCGGCGAACTGGTCTACTCGGGTCCCAACGTCATGCTCGGTTACGCCGAGGCGCCCGCGGACCTCGCGCTCGGCCGCACCCTGGAGGAACTGCCCACCGGGGACATAGCCCGACGCGCTCCCGACGGGCTGTACGAGATCGTGGGGCGGCGCAGCCGCTTCATCAAGATCCTCGGTCTGCGCCTCGACCCGCACCGGGTCGAGGCGCGACTGGAAGGGCACGGCATCCACGCCGCGTGCGTGGGCGATGACGATGCGCTGACCGTCGTCGCGGCGAGCACGGAGGGTGCCGACTCGAAGGCCGTACGGCGGCTGGTGAGCGAAGGCTGCGGTCTGCCGCCGCGCGCGATACGGGTGCTGCCGGTGGCCGAGCTTCCGCGGCTCGCCTCGGGCAAGACCGACTACGAAGCCGTACGACGGCTGGCCCGCGACGCTCGGATCCCGGCACCAACACCGGCACCGGGCGACGACGACCTCTGCGCCCTCTACGCCGAGATCCTCGACCGGACCGACGTCACCGAGGACAGCAGCTTCGTGAGTCTGGGCGGCGACTCACTCTCGTACGTCGAGATGTCGCTGCGGCTGGAGCAGGCCCTTGGCGTGTTGCCCCCCGACTGGCACACCACACCGATCCGCCGGCTGCGGGCCCCGGACACCGCTCGGCGCACGCCCCCGGCCGTCCCGCGGCGCGGGCTGCGGCGCAGCCTGGAGACGGGCATCGCCCTGCGGGCGGCCGGCATCGTCCTCGTCGTCGGCTCGCACATCCCCGTCTTCCTCGTCCAAGGCGGGGCCCACGTGCTGCTCGGCGTCGCCGGATACAACTTCGCGCGCTTCCACCTCTCCGTCGGCGAACGCCGGGAGCGCCTGCGCAGAATGGGGCGGAGCATCGCCCGCGTCGCCGTTCCGAGCATGGTGTGGATAGCCTTCGCGCTGCTGCTGACCCGCGAATACGACCTGGCCAACGTCGTTCTGGCCAACAGTCTCTTCGAACAGGACAACTCCGACCCGGAGTGGCGCTACTGGTTCGTCGAGGCTCTGGTCTACTTCCTGGCCGGGCTGGCGGTCCTGCTGGCGATCCCCTGGCTGCACCGCGCGGAGCGGCGCACCCCCTTCGGTTTCGCCCTGGCGCTGGTCGCCCTGGGAATCGCCGGCCGCTACGACCCCTGGGGCCTCGCGCACGTCCGCTTCCACCTGAGCCCGACCGTGGTCTTCTTCCTGTTCGCACTGGGCTGGGCGGCGGCCCGGGCGCGCACCGCGGGACAGCGGCTGGGGCTGACCGCGGCCACGCTGGTCACCGTGCCGGGTCTCTTCCCCGGGGAGCAGACCCTGCGGACATCGATCGTGCTCGGCGGTCTTGTCCTGCTGTTCTGGGTGCCCGCCCTGCCCAGCATCGACGCGGTCAACCGGCTGGCGGGCGTCCTGGCGGGCAGTTCGCTCTACATCTACCTGACGCACTTCCACGTCTATCCCCACCTGCGGGACCACTCCCCCGCGGCAGCGCTGATCGTCTCCCTGGTATGCGGTGTGGCGTACGGAGCAATGGCCACCCGCGTGACGTCCGGACTCCTTTCATCACTCCGGGCCGGCACCCTGATGGCCTGCCTGTCGCCTCGCGGGACGCCCGGCGCTCCCGTAGGGTCTCGATGCCGTTACGGCAGGACGCACTGACGGCCCTTCACGCGGACCGGTGACCGAGGAGCCCTCATGTCAGGACAGTTCGAAGCGACCACCGAGATCGACCGGCCCGTCGAGGCCGTGTTCGACTACCTCGCCGACGGGCACAACGATCCGCAGTTCAGCCCCCGAGTGCTGAGGATCGAGCGGGTTCCCGAGACACCGACCGCCGTGGGAACGGTCTTCCGCAGCACGGTCAAGGACGCCGGCGTGAAGTCGGCCAGGGAGTTCCGTATCACCGAGCTCGACGCCCCGACGCGGATCCGGTGGACCGAGGTGTCCAAGAACAGCGTGGCGGTGGCCGAGGGCGGCTACGACCTGGAGCCGCTGGCCGACGGCAGGACGCGGGTCCGTCTCCACAACGTGCTGGAGGGCCATGGACTCGGCAAGCTGCTCGTCGGCCTGGCACTCACCGCCGCCCGCAAGGACGCCCCTGCCTTCGGTGCCCGGATCAAGGCAGCCGCTGAGGCGGCGGTCCCGCCGCGCTGACCGAGTCCCGGGCAGGGCAGGGCAGCTGCTGCCTCGTGGTGGGGCCGCCAGGTCGGTGAAGATAGCTGTCCACGGCCCAGTTTCCGCTCGCCGAGGGCGGCGCGCGGAGGGCGGCCACGTCCCGGACCGTCTGGCCGGTGTCGAGGTGGCCGGACACCGGGCCGGTAGGCCCGCCAGTCGGCGGGTAGCCGCCTGTCGTACGCCACGGGGCAGCGAAGTCCCCTGGCTCTTCAGCACCGGCGACGGTCGCCGGGCGAGCAGGTCTCCTGAACCGGTCACCGGGTTGCTGCCGCCCACGGCGCGCGGGTCGAAGCTGACGACGTCGAACTCGCGGCGGCCCTCGGCACTGGGCCGGCTGAACACCGGGCGGTGGCCTTGCGGCGGGCCACGGCCAGGTCGAGTCTCGGCCCGTCCGGGTCGGGTGGGGCATCCGGCCAGGGAGTCTCCGCGAAAACCGGTCGCGGGCCATGGCGACCGTTGCTAATCTCCCGAAGGCCGTGCGAGAGAACAAGGAGGTGGTACCCGTGAACGCAGTGTCGACATGGGTGCTCCTCTCCGGGGTCACGGTCGGGCGGTAGGTCGTCCGGGAGCGCCGTTCAAGCGCCCTCCCGAAAGGCACGACCGTGCAATTCACTTCTGAACAGCTTCTCGACGACGGTGTCGTCGAGCGCGCCTTCACCCTCGGCGAGATTCCCGGCACCCTGTGGAAGCCTGGATCCGCACCGGCCCCGCTGGTCCTGATGGCCCACAACAACGGCCTGCCCAAGGCGGACCCCCGGCTGGTGGCCCGGGCCCGCTACACCGCAGCGCGCGGCTACGCCGTGGCCACCATCGACGCCGCCGGGTGCGGCGGCCGCTCCCGTTCCGCCGCGGACGAGCAGGCCCGTGCCGACCTCCGACGGGCGATGCGGGCCGGCGAGCCGGTCGACGAGATCTTCGAGTCCCTCATCGGCCCACTGGTCGACAACGCGGTCCCGGAATGGCAGACCACTCTGGACGCCCTCCTCCAACTGCCCGGGATCGGCGGGCCGGTCGGCTACTCCGGTGGGTGGACCGCCCTCGGCATCCGGCTGGCGGTGGTCGAGCCGCGCATCGCGGCCGCAGGCTTCTTCGCCGGAGGTTACGTGCCCCGTGCCCAGCGCGAGGAGGCCCGGCAGGTCACCATCCCGCTGCTGTTCCTGTTGCAGTGGGACGACGAGGGCAACCCCCGGCAACGGGCCCTGGACCTGTTCGACGCCTTCGGCAGCGAGGAGAAGACGCTGCACGCAAATCTGGGAGGGCACACCGGCACCCCGTGGTTCGAGCTGGAGGACGGCTGCCGGTTCCTGGACCGGCACCTGAAGTGAGGCCCGGCCGTCCGGCGGGGATCAGACAGGAGGCGGGGCCGGTCCCGGTCACCCGGTTCGGCGGGAGCGGGCCTGCCATCCCAGGGTGACGGGGACGAGACCCAGGAGCATGGCGACGTTAGCCCAGCGAGGCGGCGGGCCGCGTCAGGTCGAAGGCGATGGTGACCATGCGTCCGCCAGGCTTCAGCATCCGCCGTACGGCACGCAGGTCGGTGCCCGCCGTGTCGAGGACCACGTCGAACAACCCAGTTCCGCAGGGGACACGGTCCGGTGGTCGGCGGCGTGGTGGGCACCGAGCCCACGCACGAAGTCGAGGTTGGCAGTGCGGGCCAGGGCAGTGACCTCGGCGCCGTACGCCTGTCCGAGCTGGACGGCGGCGTTGCCGACGCCGCCCGCCGCGCCCCGTACGAGCAGCCGTTCGCCGGGGCGCAGTGCGGCCTTGTCGCGGAGAGCCGTGACGGCCGTGGTGCCCACCGGCAGCGCGGCGGCGGCCACGAGGTCCAGCCCGTCCGGGACCCGGCCGAGCCGCTCGGGCCGTACCGTCACGTACTCGGCGGCGCTGCCGAATCCGGAGCTGCGGCCCAGGACGCCCCACACCTGGTCACCGACCCCTACGCCGGTCGCGCCAGTGCCGAGCGCGGCGACTTCGCCGGTGAAGTCCAGCCCGACGCGCTGCGGGAACTT
It encodes the following:
- a CDS encoding AMP-binding protein, which encodes MITPSGEVTYRALAERVAATAERLGRTRRLVLLAGANRADALVIHLAALAGGHPVLLVPGDSTCTIDALTAAYDPDVIARPDDHGTWTLDERRRTSTHTLHPDLALLLSTSGSTGSPKLVRLSHDNLQSNAESIAGYLGIRQSDRAATTLPPHYCYGLSVIHSHLLRGAGLILTERSVADTAFWEEFRAARGTALAGVPYTFDLLDRVGFAHMRLPHLRYVTQAGGRLAPERVAAFAELGRRSGWELFVMYGQTEATARMAYLPPALAHERPEAIGVPIPGGSFRLRPVDGIASPDTGELVYSGPNVMLGYAEAPADLALGRTLEELPTGDIARRAPDGLYEIVGRRSRFIKILGLRLDPHRVEARLEGHGIHAACVGDDDALTVVAASTEGADSKAVRRLVSEGCGLPPRAIRVLPVAELPRLASGKTDYEAVRRLARDARIPAPTPAPGDDDLCALYAEILDRTDVTEDSSFVSLGGDSLSYVEMSLRLEQALGVLPPDWHTTPIRRLRAPDTARRTPPAVPRRGLRRSLETGIALRAAGIVLVVGSHIPVFLVQGGAHVLLGVAGYNFARFHLSVGERRERLRRMGRSIARVAVPSMVWIAFALLLTREYDLANVVLANSLFEQDNSDPEWRYWFVEALVYFLAGLAVLLAIPWLHRAERRTPFGFALALVALGIAGRYDPWGLAHVRFHLSPTVVFFLFALGWAAARARTAGQRLGLTAATLVTVPGLFPGEQTLRTSIVLGGLVLLFWVPALPSIDAVNRLAGVLAGSSLYIYLTHFHVYPHLRDHSPAAALIVSLVCGVAYGAMATRVTSGLLSSLRAGTLMACLSPRGTPGAPVGSRCRYGRTH
- a CDS encoding SRPBCC family protein, whose product is MSGQFEATTEIDRPVEAVFDYLADGHNDPQFSPRVLRIERVPETPTAVGTVFRSTVKDAGVKSAREFRITELDAPTRIRWTEVSKNSVAVAEGGYDLEPLADGRTRVRLHNVLEGHGLGKLLVGLALTAARKDAPAFGARIKAAAEAAVPPR
- a CDS encoding dienelactone hydrolase family protein codes for the protein MQFTSEQLLDDGVVERAFTLGEIPGTLWKPGSAPAPLVLMAHNNGLPKADPRLVARARYTAARGYAVATIDAAGCGGRSRSAADEQARADLRRAMRAGEPVDEIFESLIGPLVDNAVPEWQTTLDALLQLPGIGGPVGYSGGWTALGIRLAVVEPRIAAAGFFAGGYVPRAQREEARQVTIPLLFLLQWDDEGNPRQRALDLFDAFGSEEKTLHANLGGHTGTPWFELEDGCRFLDRHLK